One Nomascus leucogenys isolate Asia chromosome 22a, Asia_NLE_v1, whole genome shotgun sequence DNA segment encodes these proteins:
- the PTMA gene encoding prothymosin alpha isoform X2 — MSDAAVDTSSEITTKDLKEKKEVVEEAENGRDAPANGNANEENGEQEADNEVDEEEEEGGEEEEEEEEGDGEEEDGDEDEEAESATGKRAAEDDEDDDVDTKKQKTDEDD; from the exons ATGTCAGACGCAGCCGTAGACACCAGCTCCGAAATAACCACCAAG GActtaaaggagaagaaagaagttgtGGAAGAGGCGGAAAATGGAAGAGACGCCCCTGCTAACGGGAATGCT AATGAGGAAAATGGGGAGCAGGAGGCTGACAATGAGGtagatgaagaagaggaagaaggtggggaggaagaggaggaggaagaagaaggtgaTG GTGAGGAAGAGGAtggagatgaagatgaggaagctgagtcaGCTACGGGCAAGCGGGCAGCTGAAGATGATGAG GATGACGATGTCGATACCAAGAAGCAGAAGACCGACGAGGATGACTAG
- the PTMA gene encoding prothymosin alpha isoform X1 produces MSDAAVDTSSEITTKDLKEKKEVVEEAENGRDAPANGNAENEENGEQEADNEVDEEEEEGGEEEEEEEEGDGEEEDGDEDEEAESATGKRAAEDDEDDDVDTKKQKTDEDD; encoded by the exons ATGTCAGACGCAGCCGTAGACACCAGCTCCGAAATAACCACCAAG GActtaaaggagaagaaagaagttgtGGAAGAGGCGGAAAATGGAAGAGACGCCCCTGCTAACGGGAATGCT GAGAATGAGGAAAATGGGGAGCAGGAGGCTGACAATGAGGtagatgaagaagaggaagaaggtggggaggaagaggaggaggaagaagaaggtgaTG GTGAGGAAGAGGAtggagatgaagatgaggaagctgagtcaGCTACGGGCAAGCGGGCAGCTGAAGATGATGAG GATGACGATGTCGATACCAAGAAGCAGAAGACCGACGAGGATGACTAG